CCACTTCAGCCAGGGTCAGCGACGACGTTGGCTCATCCATAATCAAGATCTTGGCCTTAACCGACAGGGCGCGGGCAATTTCAACCATTTGCTGCTGGGCCACGCTCAGGTTACGGGCCTTGGTTTTGGGATCGAGCTGCACGCCCAATGATTCGAGCAAACCGCTTGCTTCACGATACATACGCCGCCAGGCCACGCGGCCTCCGGCCCGGGTCGGCTGGCGCCCGACAAAAATATTTTCGGCAATATCCAGATCGGGAAAGAGGCTGGGTTCTTGATAAATGGCGGCAATGCCACGTTGCCGCGAGGCCAGCGGGTCGAGAAAGGCAATAGGCTGGCCGTGCAGGTGAATCTCGCCCGTATCCGGCTGGTACACGCCGGTGATAATTTTGATGAGCGTAGACTTGCCTGCCCCGTTTTCACCGAGCAGGGCATGCACTTCTCCGGGGCGCAGGTCAAACGAGACATCGCGTAAGGCCTGAATGCCGCCAAAGTGCTTGCTGATATTAAACATTTGCAGGATAATGTTGTTGTTCATAGGGCCACGTCCAGCTAAAATAGATTGACGAAGGACGACGAACGACAAAGGACGAACGACGAAGGAAGTTGGTCAACGGTCGTTGGTCGTTGGTCATTGGTCGTTGCCTAAACCAAAATCACTTCAACCTGCCGCTCCCGAATCTGGCGTACCAAATCCGCAGGGGCCTCCTGATCGCTGATGAGCGTGTCAATTTGGGCTAAAGTGGCAAAGGTAGAAGCGGCCACCTTGCCCCATTTGCGCGAGTCTAACACTCCCACCACCTGCCGGCAACGGGTCACCATTGCCCGCTTCATGGCTACTTCATTTAAATTCACATCGGTTAGACCTTCTTCAACCGTTAAACCGCGCGCGCCAAAAAAGCCTATCTGAATGTTAATCTCGCCCAATACGTCAGCCTGGGTCGGCAAAACCAACGAAATTGACTCGCGACGTAAATAGCCCCCCGGCAAAATCACCTGCACTCGAGACGCATCCAGCAGGCTCAAGGCTGCTTTGAGGCTATTGGTAATAACGGTTAATTCAGGATACTCTTTGAGATGGGGAATAATGGCATTAACGGTGGTGCTGGCGTCAAGGAAAATGGTCTCGCCATAACTGATTAACCCGGCCGCAGTTTGGCCAATGCGCGCTTTTTGCGCCGCGTATTGCTGGTGACGGACATCAAAGGAGAATTCAGGCATGGTGTTAGTGGAGACCGCTCCGCCTCGCGTGCGCAGCAACAAACCTTGTTCGCTCAAAGCCTGCAAATCCTGCCGGATGGTCACTTCCGACACATCAAACTGCACGCTCAATTCGGCCACCGACAATTGCCCGGCTTTTTCAACAGTTTCCAAAATCTGCTGCCTGCGTTCCGGCAACCGATGTTCTTTGCCCACCCTCAATCTCCCGCAAGCTTTCGAAATGAGTTCTCAAGCGTAAGTTTCATAATAAATCGAAAGCGATTATATAGCTAAAAAGACAATCTGTCAATTTCTTTCTTACGAAAATACCTTTTTTCGTAAGAAATTAAAAGTTTTTTCCTTAAAAATTTTTTAAGCGGCCAGTGGGGAGCAACGACGAATGACCAACGACCATTGACCAATATCTTTTGTCATTCGTCGTTCGTCCTTTGTCGTCATCCCTCCAGGGGATAAACCAGAATGACCCGCCCTGTATCCACAAAACCCCGCCGTTGATAAAACCCCACCAAACCGTGCGCCGCATTGCCTGCTGCGGTTACGGTGACCAGCACCACGGCGCAGCCCTGCCGGCGACACCAGGCGCAAGCCGTTTGAATGAGGGCTGCCGCCACTCCCTGCTGCCGCGCCTGGGGTAGCACGTATAGATCATCAATTTCGGCAGAACGGCCATATTCAATGTTGAGGGCAATGGACACGGTAGCCACGCCTACGGCCTGGCCGTCCCGCCGGGCCAGAAATACGGCATGCGCGGGACTGGCCAGCAGCAAACGCAGCGAGGCGCGCATTTCCTCTTTAGGGGTGGCAAAGCCTTCTTCGCGGAAAAAACGAACCAACAAGTCAAAAGCGGCGTCAAAGGATTCAAGGCCAACCGGGCGAATGGTGAGAGCCGGGGTGGTCGTCATCAGGCAAAGGCAGCCACAAAATGGTAATCGCCGGACCCCACCCGGAAGACAGCCAGTTCTGTTTCTTGTTTTACAAAACGAACCCCTTCCACCTGCTCCACCGGCTGGCCGCTCTCGGTCACTGTATCCGGGTTACTGGTGGGCAGGTAAACGGTGGCCGTGGTATTGGCGGGAATGGTCACTTTCAGGTGAAACTCATGGCCTTCTATTTTCCAATCACTAACAATCCGCCCCCGAATTGAGTCGTACTCGGCTTTGGCGTAAGTTAAACCGCCGCCGGGCCGGGGATAGATTAAAATATGTTGATAGCCGGGCTGGCGGGGATCGGTATCAATGCCGGCCACAAAACGGTACAGCCATTCGCCCACCGCGCCAAAGGCATAATGGTTGAAGGAGTTCATCCGGGGGGGATGGGCCTCGCCCTCGGGCAGGATACTGTTCCAACGCTCCCACATGGTGGTGGCGCCATGTTTAATCATGTGGCCCCAAGAGGGATAGGTATCGTTATTGAGCAGGCGATAGGCTACGTCTTGATGCCCGGTTTCGGCCAGGGCCGGGCACAGATAGGGCGTGCCCAAAAAGCCGGTAGATAGGTGCCAGTCTCGGGCCTTGATGTTTTCCACCAGATGCTGGGCCGCCGCCGGGCGCAGGTCGGCGGGCAGTAAATCAAACTGCAAGGCTACGGCGTAGGCGGATTGCGAGCCATCTTCAATTCGACCATCGGGGAATACGTAAGCGGTGTTAAAAGCAGCTTTGATGCCCTCAAACAACTCCATATACTTTCTGGCATCATCATCTCGACCAATAGCGCGGGCCATGCGGGCCATCAGCCGGACAATATAGACCCAAAAAGCGGTGGCTAACATTTCTTTGGAAGCCGCGCCAACCCCGGTATCCACCGCCACCCAATCGCCATAGTTGTTGTTGAGCCGTTTGGTCCGCAGCAGGTGCGGATTGGCGGCGTGGATGTAATCCAGCCAGCGCGCCATAGCCTGGTAGTGGCGCTCAATGAGGCGCGTGTCGCCATAGGCCTGGTACACCATCCAGGGCACCACAATCCCGGCGTCACCCCAGGCCGGCGCGCCATCCCGTTCCGACACAATCTGCGGGGCCACATCCGGGAAAGCCCCCTCCGGCGATTGGCCGTCTGCCACACTTATCATCCAGCGTGTATAAAACGCCGCCGCGTTCATATTAAAACAGGCCGTGCGGGCAAAAACCAGGGCATCGCCCATCCAGCCCAGGCGCTCGTCGCGCTGGGGGCAATCGGTGGGCACGCTCAAAAAGTTGCCTTTTTGGCCCCAGAGAATATTGCGCCAGAGCTGGTTGGCCATGGGCTTGGAACACTCAAAAAAGCCGGTCTGGGGCAGGTCAGATTGCAGCACACAGCCGGTGATCGTCTCCAGGTCGGCTTCGTCGGGGGAGCCGGTCACTTCCACATACCGAAATCCGTGAAAGGTAAAATGCGGTTCCCAGATTTCCGGGCCGCCGCCTTTGAGAATGTAGGTGTCGGTGGACCTGGCGCTGCGCAAGTTTTCGGTGTAGACCATGCCGTTGGGGCTGAGGATTTCGGCAAAACGAAGCTGCACCCGCGTGCCCGCCTCTCCCCGCACCCGCAGCCGCGCCCAACCAACCATGTTTTGGCCCAGATCAAATACGTAAACGCCCGGTTGGGGTTGGGCCACGCTCTTGGGCTTGATTTCTTGAACCAGGCGCATCGGCTCGGCGCTTTGGGCGGTCAGTTGAATCTGCCGCTCCGCTTTTTCAACACGCACGGCCTGCCAGCCTGAATCGTCAAATTCTGCTTGATCCCAACCCGGCATCTCGCGGCCGGCGTCGTAGGTTTCGCCCATATAAAAGCTAGAAAAAAGGATAGGCCCGGCAGAGCCTTTCCAGCCGCTATCTGTCGTTAATATATCTACGCTTCCATCGGGATATTCAAGATTAAGTTGGGCAAACAACTGGGGCGTGTCGCCATAACGCTTCCGCCTGTTGCCCCAACCCAGATAGCCGCTATACCAGCCATCGCCCAAAATAGCGCCCATGGCGTTATCACCCTGTTGGAGCAGGCTGGTTACATCATAGGTGTCATAAAATACTCGCTGCCGATAATCCGCCCAATCCGGGGCAAAAACGGCATTGCCCACCGGCTGCCCGTTCAAGCGCAGCCGGTAAAGCCCTTTGGCGGTAACATACAGGGTGGCGCGGTGGATGGGTTGGGCCACACGAAATACCCGGCGCAGATACGGACAAGCCTTCATTTCCATCTCGGTGGCGGGGCCGGTGTCAAAACTGATCCACTGCCCCTGCCATTCCGCCGCCTTTAACAGGCCCATCTGCCACCAGGCCGGTGGGCTGTAAACGGACGGGCGACCCTCCCGGTCCCAAAGCCGCACTTTCCACCAGCAGCGTTGGCCGGAAGACAGCGGCGCGCCTTGATACACAACGTGGGTGGATTGATTATTGTCCACCCGCCCGCTATCCCAGAGATTGCCTTCGTCTGCGGCCAGGGTTTCGACACTGTCCGCTACCAGAATTTGGTAGGTCGATTGAATCTGATTGCGCTCTTCCGCAGCAACCACCCAACTGAGCCGGGGCTGTAAAACATCAATACCTAGCGGATTTTGGAGATATTCACAGCGGGGAGAAATTGGTTTTATCATTGGATAGCCCTCCTGAAAATGTAGTAAAACGGAATTGCTCAATTCTCTTCCTGTTCCAACACCATCCGCCGGAAAGCTTCGGCATATTTTACGCCGATTTTTTGGCCGCTCTCACTGGCCCACGCGCGCAGCATGTTCGCCGGGTCCCACCCATTGGGAAATTGGCTAACGTGCCGGCGGAGAGCTTCAATTTTAAGGTCAAGGGTGTCGGTGATATCAATCCAGGTATCGGGGTTTTCGGCGGACGATACCCATACCTGTTTCACCCGGTGCGGCTCAAGGCCCTCTGCGCGCAGTTCGGCAAAAGATAAGGGCATTGAGGCTGCCGGAGCAATCGCATCCAGGGCCGCCTGGCCCACGGCGCGATGGTCGGGATGATTGATGTAATCATGGCCAATGTAAAGGATGGTGGGGTCAAAACAGATCACGGTATCCGGCTTAAAACGGCGAATCTGGCGGACCAGGTCGCGGCGCAGGGCCAGGGTGGGTTCCACTTCGCCGTCGTGATAGCCCAAAAAGACCACTTCCGCCACGCCGGCTACCTGGGCGGCGGCGCGCTGTTCCTGCTCGCGGATACGGGCCAATTGCTCGCGGGTCATACCCGGTTCGTGGCTGCCGGCGTCGCCGCTGGTCACCAGAACATAACTGACCGCAACGCCCGCTTTGGCCCATTTGGCGGCCGTACCCGCCATGACAAACTCGATGTCATCGGGATGCGCGGCAATGATCATGGCCCGTTCAGGCAAGGGAGGTTCTTGATGGTTTGGGGAGGAGATCAGCCTTTTCCACCAATCGTAGATACGCATGTTTATTTTTTTAACCTTTCCGGATGGTTGTGGAAGATATATCTACCCGAAAATTACTTTCGGGGATTTGCTCAAATAGATCTTGGTAGCCGGCCGGTATCTCGATGTCGTTTAACGTCAGAAAGTGATGACCGTCCTCCTGCGC
Above is a window of Anaerolineae bacterium DNA encoding:
- a CDS encoding PIG-L family deacetylase, whose translation is MIIAAHPDDIEFVMAGTAAKWAKAGVAVSYVLVTSGDAGSHEPGMTREQLARIREQEQRAAAQVAGVAEVVFLGYHDGEVEPTLALRRDLVRQIRRFKPDTVICFDPTILYIGHDYINHPDHRAVGQAALDAIAPAASMPLSFAELRAEGLEPHRVKQVWVSSAENPDTWIDITDTLDLKIEALRRHVSQFPNGWDPANMLRAWASESGQKIGVKYAEAFRRMVLEQEEN
- a CDS encoding DeoR/GlpR transcriptional regulator, giving the protein MGKEHRLPERRQQILETVEKAGQLSVAELSVQFDVSEVTIRQDLQALSEQGLLLRTRGGAVSTNTMPEFSFDVRHQQYAAQKARIGQTAAGLISYGETIFLDASTTVNAIIPHLKEYPELTVITNSLKAALSLLDASRVQVILPGGYLRRESISLVLPTQADVLGEINIQIGFFGARGLTVEEGLTDVNLNEVAMKRAMVTRCRQVVGVLDSRKWGKVAASTFATLAQIDTLISDQEAPADLVRQIRERQVEVILV
- a CDS encoding glycoside hydrolase family 78 protein: MIKPISPRCEYLQNPLGIDVLQPRLSWVVAAEERNQIQSTYQILVADSVETLAADEGNLWDSGRVDNNQSTHVVYQGAPLSSGQRCWWKVRLWDREGRPSVYSPPAWWQMGLLKAAEWQGQWISFDTGPATEMEMKACPYLRRVFRVAQPIHRATLYVTAKGLYRLRLNGQPVGNAVFAPDWADYRQRVFYDTYDVTSLLQQGDNAMGAILGDGWYSGYLGWGNRRKRYGDTPQLFAQLNLEYPDGSVDILTTDSGWKGSAGPILFSSFYMGETYDAGREMPGWDQAEFDDSGWQAVRVEKAERQIQLTAQSAEPMRLVQEIKPKSVAQPQPGVYVFDLGQNMVGWARLRVRGEAGTRVQLRFAEILSPNGMVYTENLRSARSTDTYILKGGGPEIWEPHFTFHGFRYVEVTGSPDEADLETITGCVLQSDLPQTGFFECSKPMANQLWRNILWGQKGNFLSVPTDCPQRDERLGWMGDALVFARTACFNMNAAAFYTRWMISVADGQSPEGAFPDVAPQIVSERDGAPAWGDAGIVVPWMVYQAYGDTRLIERHYQAMARWLDYIHAANPHLLRTKRLNNNYGDWVAVDTGVGAASKEMLATAFWVYIVRLMARMARAIGRDDDARKYMELFEGIKAAFNTAYVFPDGRIEDGSQSAYAVALQFDLLPADLRPAAAQHLVENIKARDWHLSTGFLGTPYLCPALAETGHQDVAYRLLNNDTYPSWGHMIKHGATTMWERWNSILPEGEAHPPRMNSFNHYAFGAVGEWLYRFVAGIDTDPRQPGYQHILIYPRPGGGLTYAKAEYDSIRGRIVSDWKIEGHEFHLKVTIPANTTATVYLPTSNPDTVTESGQPVEQVEGVRFVKQETELAVFRVGSGDYHFVAAFA
- a CDS encoding GNAT family N-acetyltransferase, with amino-acid sequence MTTTPALTIRPVGLESFDAAFDLLVRFFREEGFATPKEEMRASLRLLLASPAHAVFLARRDGQAVGVATVSIALNIEYGRSAEIDDLYVLPQARQQGVAAALIQTACAWCRRQGCAVVLVTVTAAGNAAHGLVGFYQRRGFVDTGRVILVYPLEG